From Corticium candelabrum chromosome 9, ooCorCand1.1, whole genome shotgun sequence:
taaaggcagacagaaagcaggaagactgacagacatacatacatatatacatacatacagacagacagacaaacagacagacaaccagacagagagacagacagatagacagaaaatatattctcatacagattctacttgtacatatgctaggacagacagacatacaaacagacagacagagacagacagccagacagagtttttcttctacgaccactatggtcgtttatcttaaactcttagtgttatatgtagccttttctgtattaccctttatgttttcaataaatgttctttgacagacagacagacaaatcgtctcagacaaactcattagcatagcaaGATAAGAACATCGAAATCTAGTTTGTGCAGTATAATGCTTGGttttgttgattgttaggttgctaatgatgtaaacgtttgatttaaatggaaaatatgtattgagacaaacggacagatagacatacatacatacatacatacatacatacctacatgcatACATTTTTCTTACAAGggcccctaaggcccaggttagatactgcaatcactattctgcaatctaacaccgcaatctaacactatatcagaagtcactatcagaagtcactatgtacttcacacttgctgtatacttgctgtagacagaaacTAACACTCctgagagagaggcaattgtatgttagttccttgcccaagggaactacatacatacatacgtacatacatacatacagacacagacacagacacagacacagacacagacacagacacacacacacacacacacacacacacacacacacacacacacacacacacacaaatatacagacagatacttaTTCTCATAGATTCTCCTGTACATATGCTAAAAATTTGTAAAAGCAAggcagtccttgcaaacaacaaagtcaatgggcagacagactgactgacagacagatagacagtctTAATTTTTAGCGTACTGTAGACTGTagtaatgtcttgtataagaaatatatatgttgacagacagaaagacagacagatagacagacacaaacagccagccagccagccagccagacaggtTTTCAGTTCAACTACAACgtagcaatgcaagtgtgctgaCAAGAAAACTCATGATGATCGGTTCTGGACCTAAGACCCTTAGTAAAAACACTGACTTTGAACAACTTGTAGTTAAGTAGCTTCTTTTAAGTTTTATCCTCCATATggggctaatgtattatgcagtatgtagtggactttaggtttgcttttagagtttgatggaaatttcattgtaatggaactatatgacagacaaccagacagacagacagacagacagacagacagacagacagacagacagacagacagagacagagagacaaacaggcgAACAGATTAGGCTGTGCAATAAGCCAAAAAATTCTGGGGAGTGTTTGATGGTGGCAGAGAATTGGATCATGGATATCAGAATTGGATCTACATAGCTATCTACATGGACATCATATGCTAACTTGCAAAACAGTGAAAGGAACTTGTTACTAGCCACAACAACATGGTTGCTGCTCTCTCGATGTTGCTCTAGTGCATCCTTGGTGTCAAAACATTCTAGCCTTGAACCACAAAGCGACTgcaacaagaagacagacaagactTAAAAACATATTGGAAAGAGTGTTCATGGCCAGGGGGCTTCAAGTCAAAGTCTATTCCAATAATGTACAAACAATATAGTTACTGGAGTACAGAAGCTGAAGACTATATATACAAAAGCTGTCACAATTGCAGGAAagacttcaagaccaagtgtAAATCAATGTGTGCTTGCGACCCTCTAATGCTACAAAATTGAAGATAGAAGAAGAGGAAGGACTTTGAGGATCAGACTACATTGAACAGTTGCAACTGTTACTAGATACCAAGTCTATTGCACGAGATTTGGGTGGACTCGTACATGTCGATATTGTCATTTGCTAGAATTGTGTTCTGACAAATCAAtttgacagagacagacagagagccaCTGATTGAGGACTCTAGTTTCTGATAAAGTTACATTGTAATAGTTGCATTTCACTTAAGTCTTAGTACGTACTATTGCTTTTTATGTTCAGATACTTGAACATGCAACCTGGACTGACCGATCGCATAAAACTAAGACAGTAATGATCATGGGACATTTTCAGTATGCAcagttttcattgcactgcGTACATACAAATGTGAGGTAACAAAATTGACATTAAAACAAAAGACGATGATACCAAGCCAAATGCAGATACAGTTGCTACACCACATGCACTGCCAACACTTGCAGAGTGATCGATAGTCATAGTCATAGGACGTACGCTACTTTGTGTACTACCAAatcattttacagcaagcataatatatcattgcacatgcgcacattGACCTTTTTATTTTAGTCAAGCTCGAAACTGGACCAGCGAATCCaaacatcaagaaatttaattggtCCGGCCTTAGTGTACAGCTGTGGATTTACAAATTTTACGATTTTGTACTCATGGTATGATGTTGGAAAACATCTGTAtttaactgacagacagacagacagatgagacTATGAACAGATATAGCACAATGAATGCTCAGTGTGAAGTCCAAAGGTAGACTGCCAGCGACACGCGAAAGAAAGAACTACACAACAAGTATGCATTACAACAAGAATTCACACAGCCGTAGCAAGCATAAAAaacaaattgattaatattttacttaatacaaattaattaattaacgtatgGAAAATAAATATCTAGTCATTGGATTACTCTCAGGCTTAGACTTCACTCGTTTAATTAAGAGCAAGCCGCTTTCTACAAATAAAAGTGTGACAAAACAACATTCCTAGCTTCATCATAATGAAGAAATGGCCACTCATGAAACCAAGACATCCGTAAAGTACGAGACGTCTTCTGTTTCCAAATAACCTCTTTggaaaattaatatttagaGACTGGTGTGGTTGGTTCAGAACGTCTTGATAATGGTCATAATTAGATGTGGTGACTACCATAGGCTTAGCAATCCCAGATACGTGCTGAACGACGCCCCGAATGTTGTAGAGCAAGTGCCAGTTTCGTTGCTGTACTGACGTTCCAGGCTTCTCTTGTCTCTAAAACAAGAGAATCTGGGAACATCAAAGGCATGAGTCAGAAGATATAaaatatctaatatatttaatctGCTATACCCTAGTCCGGAAGTTTACTCTAATCATCAACTGGTAAAAGCCAACTTTTGAAAAATTGTCCACCAAATACCGCACCTGCCGGACTGCTTGCTACGACCCTGActcaacagaaatacaatgcCAAGATACCAAGTTGTCAGAGAGACACgcagacaataaacaaaaaacatgtTTCAAGGTAGCAATGGATAGCTTGCTTGCCAACTAACATTTGTTATCTGTTTCTGTAACATACATTTGCAACAGACATCTACCAGGCATCTAAACAATCCtaatatacacacacaacatatcaAAGGAATACTCACAAATATGATAACCTACAACAAATCCATTCTTCAGTCACAAACAAATTGTGAAGTCAAACGACGAACTCTTCATTTCTGGCAACGTTGGTAGTACTTTAGATGACAGAACCAAATTTTGTCAACTCTAGAAAACATCGCATTTAGCTACAAGATTTCCATCAACAGATGCAGTAATTCTACTGCAGTTATGGAAATAGATAAGTTATAAGATCCAAGTTCAGTGCCGGCGGAGCAGAGTCGGCCAGTTAGGCCATGGCATATCCATCTTTTGAATATGGGACTTCCGCCAACAGGCTTCCGGTGAAAACTTCAGACATATTGGTTCAagttattaaataaattagcaaaTTTTTTTTCACTGTGGGGCGGGACTTGGCCATGTAACACCTGACCCACCCAACATCTACAGTGCTCCACGGGCTCTGACATTAAGATCTTCACAAGAAAGAATAGACCCTACTCTGCACGCCTACTAGTAAGTATAGGTTATCGCCCGTgttccagagcaatatcatatttattgtcCGAGCACCGTTTATTGCACGTGCAATAAACTGTGCTTgggcaataaatatgatattgctctggaacAAGGGTGATAACCGACTTAGTTACTGGCACATGGCCCTACCCAATGAGCGTTCGAGTAGCTGACCATATACTTAGCGTTCCTGGTTTGGCGGCAGTAAGGTTTAGTCTAAGGTTTCAGTATCAGTGACAGTCCCATGGCAAGCATGCTATAATTATACAATTGTGAGAGCGGGTAATAACTACGgtatgtgtgcaataactaCAGTATGTGTGCATTTGGCCAAATACAGATATTATTGCACCGTCTACAAGAGTTCTCATTGGGTAGGAGCCACGTGCCGGTAACTAAGCTATCCTATGTACAAAGGCAAACATGGCTTACCAAGACTAATATTAATTGCCCACACAAAGACCATACCATACAACCAGAAATTCGTGCGACTTAATATTGTGCAAATTTGCCCCAAATGACAGTTTAAAAACGCTATGTGGCTTTAATCTGTAGGATACCAGGACAACTGAAATATCTATGTCTATGCACTGCATGTACGAAAACAAGTTGTGTCATGTTTAGTTGCATGATTCGCAGGAATTTCTGGTTTTATGGCATTTAACAGGGGAAATTATAGCAATTGGACACGTCAGGCATCAGCCTAATGTCCAGTCTGCCAACAAGTTTGTCCACTTAAGAGTATTTACATCAAAACAAATAGTCCAGCCTTGAAAGTCTACCACCAGGAGGTCACACTCAGTGATTCTGGTGGTGATAGAGTAAGTCAAAAGTCACCACAGGTGTGCCTATTGAAGACAAAGAGCTGCAAATTGTACATTACCTACACCTTTCCTATTCAACATTCTATTAATAACGGCATATATCCTGCACACCCACTAgtcaaacaaaacagaacagAACAGAGTAAGTTGTTTTAGTTGTTCTGTTAAATCCCCAATATTCCAGATGCAGAATCCCTGTTACGCAAAACCTGAATCTAATGTCTACCATGCATAGCTGTTTATCAGACATTTACACCAATACTTTCCAACTACAATCTACAATACCTGCCCACTACACGCTTCCTAGATACTGTAAAAAATGCACACATTCAGTAGGATATACCTAAATCATTGAGGTAGGTATGAATATCCATATTCCCTGAGTTACTCGCCATTCGTCTCGCCGTGTTCCCTTTCTTCGATTTGACGCGGATGTCGACTCCTTGGTCAACGAGCCACTTGACGGCGTCCATTTGGCCGCTCTTAGCCGCAATATGCAATGCAGTGCAGCCACTTGAGTCCGCCTTGTTCACATCCCAGCCTCGCTCTACCAGAGCTTCCATGCATTGAATGTGGCCGTTCATAGCGGCCTTGTGTAAAGCAGTCAAACCACTCTTGTCAAGCGCATCCGGTTCCTACGATAACAAAATGCGTGTCTGATTTCGCGTGAAAGTACGTaacaagcacatgcacacgcgccCCACCGCTCCAGCGTCCACTGCGCGATGAACGTCTCGAACATTCCCAGTAAACGCTAGAAAATAAAAACGGACAGCCTAGTGCATCAGAGCTCTACTGTTTTTCCGCAGTCATTTGTCTACCGGCTTCCCAGACATTTTGAGTCGGCATGTTGCTGTGATCCTCCGGCTTGTTTCCGGGATGTTGAACAATCGAACTCGCCTGAAGACACCGACGCAAGCGCCTCCGTCGGTTGTAAATCGTTAGCCGGGCACTTGCGAATTCCCACGCCTTGTTCTCAGTTCAATATTTTGACAAATTACGCAAACATACTTTACACCTTCGTGTGTAAGCTCTGTCACGTGTCACATCCTAGACCCATCACTGCCATTTCTGACGGTCAGAAATAAAATTTGGTCGACGTGTTCTTTACACGGTTTCAGCTAGGGTGAGTTTGCTACTTAAATGTAGCTGAGATAACAGATGAGCAAACTAACTGCTAGCGTGCGCACCGTTGTCATGGCAATATGAAAGTTACCTAGCCATAATAAAATATACTTTTACCTAATTGTCTGcttaaaataatatttaaagATCATTTACTGCCTACACTGCTGGTATGTCAATTGTGTCTCTCTACAGACCCACAACCAAACAGTATCTCAGTTTGTATATCCTTTAGAGATTATCTAGTTTTGAaaatattgttaattaaatatagtGCTAATGTTATTAGCATGTTTACTGTTTAGCCAACACCTTGATTTGTAGCAAATTGGATTATTGATAATCACCTACATTTGTGATTACCAAAATTTTGTGTTCAACATATTGTTCTGTTTGGTAATATCCCGTGTCCACTATTGTAATGTTGCATCTGTATTACTGCATGCTCAAGAGTCTCATATTTCAATGTGAAAACATGCAATTTTAATTATCTGTGTCTGTAAGTACCAAGCCATGGGCACATTAGTCCAGACAAACAGTGAGAGTGAGAGCTGTCTGGCTACATATAACTATGTGTAGTCTCTGGCCAAACACAGAGCTGTGATAAAGTCTATGTACAGGGTTCTGGGCACCCAACGAGTAACTCGAGCATGTACCTGATCAAGTGCCTCCTCACTAAACTGCTATGCAGTCTCATGCAGTATCATAAATATCACAACAGACATAAAAAATAACGTTCAACCTTCCACACCTAAATCTCCAAAAGAGctacaaaaattgatatcaaactctGTTAGGGCATTCTAGCTCAACAACATGTGTGCAGCATTGCACCAATACGCCGACAAATGAGTACAAATAGAAAGCTGTAATTACAGGAAATGTACCCACGGTAAACTCCTGGGGCATCCTGAGTCTTTCTTCTCGGACACAGCAAACCTATGTAATATACGTATATTGCTTAATAACTATTGATCCCTAATGCCCCAAATCCAAGTACGTGTCATGACCCATCTCTCCCCAGGTCAAAGTTCTTGGCCAAGAGCCCGCAAGAACAAGAAATTTTCAATGTTCTGACAATTTCAGGTAATTTCCCGTAAGCTCTTGTCAATTTCTTGCAAGATCTTACTAATTATAGGTATGATGGGGAAGCCATTTTGAAAAACTTGGAGGAATGTTCTATATTTGAGTAGAATTATACTGTTGTTGTAAAGAAACGATGTAAGTTATAACACTAGAAAAGCAGATTACAGCAAAATGGAGTCAAACCAGTACAGCTAGATCCAGCTGCCAGAATGACTTCATCTCTAAAGGCAGATCCTTgcagacaacaacaatcatTCATCAATGGCAACTGCTACCAAATTCAGTCGACCTGTGTAGACACAACACACTATTTCCTATCGCAGCATTATTTTGAGGCTTTGTTATACCACCACCGACCACAAGCTTTCCTGATGTCATAGTGCAGAAACAACCATACAACGATGTTGCAGGCAAACTAAGGAAATGGAGGTCAGAAATAGTCATGGCTTCTacagagttaattaattaattaattaatgtactggTCGGCCCATCCTCCAACTCTGACAACTCAAAGCATA
This genomic window contains:
- the LOC134184267 gene encoding uncharacterized protein LOC134184267 — translated: MPTQNVWEAAFTGNVRDVHRAVDAGAEPDALDKSGLTALHKAAMNGHIQCMEALVERGWDVNKADSSGCTALHIAAKSGQMDAVKWLVDQGVDIRVKSKKGNTARRMASNSGNMDIHTYLNDLELTKFGSVI